The following DNA comes from Nitrosopumilus sp..
ACATGTAATCGTTTTACTGGAAGCGGTGTTGGGCCTTTAACTTTAACACCGGTTTTTTTACCAATTCCCATAATCTCCCCACAAACACCATCTAATTTTGGTAGACTAGTAGAAGTGAGTTTGACACGGGCAGTTTGAGTCATAAAACACGCCTATGGTTTATACACTTCGGTAATTTCCTTAACAATCCCTGCTGCAATAGTTGCACCCATGTCTCTAAGTGCAAATCTACCCATTTCAGGGAAATCTTTGAAAGTTTCGATACAAGTTGGCCTTACAGGTCTGATTTTGACAATTGCAGAATCTCCAACTTTAAGGAATTTTGGATTTTCTTCTTCAACGGCACCAGTTGCGGGGTTAATCTTTTGAAGGAACTCAGTAACAGTTGCTGCAACTTGTGCAGTATGTGCATGCATTACAGGTGTGTAACCAGGAGCAATTGCTGTGGGGTGATGAATTACAATAATCTGTGCTTTGAATTCTTTTGCAACCATTGGTGGCGCATCAGGAGTACCAAGTACATCTCCTCGTTTGATATCTTTCTTTTCAATACCTCTAAGGTTAAAACCAATGTTGTCACCTGCTTCTGCAGTTGGCATTTCGGTGTGGTGTGTTTCAATAGATTTGATTTCACCGAGAGCACCAGAAGGCATAACAATGATTTTTTGGTTAGTCTTCATGACACCAGTTTCAACTCTACCTACAGGTACAGTACCTACACCAGTAATTGTGTATACATCTTGAATTGGAACACGCAGTGGTTTACCAATTGGTTTTTCAGAAACGGTAAAGTCATCAAATGCTTCAAGTAATGTTTTGCCTTTGTACCAAGCCATATTCTCGGATTTTTTAACCAAGTTATCACCTTTCCATCCAGAAACCGGAATGAATGGTACATTTTCTAGTTTATAACCCACAGATCTTACTAGTTTTTCACCTTTCTCTTTGGCAGCCTTGAATGCATCCTCTTTGTACTCAACTGCATCCATTTTGTTTATAGCGACAATTAGTTGACCTACACCAAGTGTCTTTAACAAGAAAGCATGTTCTCTTGCTTGTCCACCCGCGGCAATTGCAGTATCAGTTTCACCTTCTTTTGCAGAAAGTACCAGGATTGCTGCATCTGCCTCAGAAGCACCAGTAATCATATTTTTAATAAAGTCCCTGTGACCAGGAGCATCAATCAAAGTAAAGAAGTATTTGTTAGACTCAAATTTTTGGAATGCTAGATCGATTGTAATACCTCTCTCTCTTTCATCTTTAATGTTATCCATTACCCAAGCATACTTGAAGGTATCACCTTTTCCGGTCTTTTCGGATTCGGCTCCGTGTGCTGCAATTGTTCTTTCATCTACAACACCAAGATCCATCAAGAAATGACCCATAGTTGTTGATTTTCCATTATCGATATGACCTGTTACAATCAGGTTCAAATGTGGTTTATCTGCCATATCAAAAGCCTAACTGAGGGCATTTATTACTGTTATGAATTTTTGAAGAAAAACGAATATTTTCAAATAGTTTTAGATCATAGAATTTTGCTAAAAATATATCAGACAAACAAATAATGCAAAACATGATTTTATGGATTAATTAATCAATGATTTTGAGGGAGGTTAACAAATACATGATTTCAATCTAAAAAATGATTCTTGTTTCACTTGACGGTTCGCAAAACTTCTTTAGGGTATTTGACAAGAAAATCTATTTTGCAAGACAATGAGGTAAAACTTACAGGGCCGTATACCATCAAAAAGACATCTAGGTTTTAATTAGATACAGTTGAGAGTGTAGATTCATTCAAGAGGTGACAATAAACGGAAGCATGATCTAATTGTAATTGGCTCAAACGGTGCATATCATTACGCATATTGCACTATCGGTCAAATCTTAACATAATGATTACACATATTCTATAAATGGGAAAATTTCACTTTAAAACAACCTATCAAAACACACCTAAATTAACTTCAACTAAATAAAACTGATCTGACTAACTTTATTTGTGGGTATGCTTAATGATTTTTAATGCATGATACAGAGCCGGATACATTTGTCTATCAAACATGGCCTGAAAAATTTAGTAAGATGTTAAAAAAGATCGGTGTCGATTCAGAATCAAAAGAAATTGGAACAGATAATGTTGAAAAAAATGATTACTATAGTAGATATTTTGCTCAAACACCAAGAATGATAACTAATCGCGGATGTCTCGATGTTAAAGATTCCAATATTGACGTGATACAAATTATTCAAAAGGGGTAGAAATGCAAGATCCAAATCCACTTCCATGGGGCGCTTTAGATAGATTTCAAGCTCATTTCATTGTTAGAAAAGATACAGGTGCTTCTGTAAAAAACTATGTCGCAAAAACAATTCTTACTACTAAAGGGCACTTTGGTAATAAATCGATTGTAAAAGTAAGTTGGGATGGTCCTGGAAGTTTATCGTCAAAATTAAATTCAGATACAGAACTCAACAATATGATTGCAAAACAATTGATTAAAAATGCAACAATCTATGTGGAGCCTACTGAAGGGGCCATTAGAATAAGAGGTAAATGGGACAATCATATTGAATTTGGAATTACAAAAGAACTATTTGAGATATACGATAGAATTGCTGGTCACATAAAATCAGTCTAAGCTTTCCACCAGTCTAGTGCAAGAAAATCTACTTTATTCCTACCTTTAGGAATTGCCAAAATGAATTGTTTTCTTACTGTAGTTGCAAGTCGTCCTGCAAGAACAATTCCAGTAGATGTAATTGATTCACTTCTATTATACACTTGAATCAAAAACGGAGCATGATCAATTCCGGGACCTTTCTCATACACTGCAAAATCACAACCAAATTTTATTCCTGGATTTATAACATATCCTTTATCTCTGAAATTCTTGTAAACTAAATATTTCTTATCAAACTCATGGACTTCCTTTTTACAAATCTCAGTCATTTCTTTTGTAGATATTTTTTGATTTGTTTTATTGATTGTGATTTTTTTATTCTCTAAAAGATATAACCCCTCAATTAAATCAAGAATTAATGGAACATCAATCTCATCAATTTTTGGTTTTGGCATACCAATTGGTTTCCCATAATAGCCTTGGCTGAAAAGTTTACGCGAATCTTCAATATCCCATACTATTATTCGATTTTCGATTAATTCACTTTTCATAAATTTTGTAAAATATTATGTGTATATGAATTCTCTAGTTCAGATAGACTTCAATTTTAGGGATAAAAATAAAGTAGTGAATGAATTCGTTTGGTTATAGGCTCAGTGCTAACAATATGAAAGAATCTGAAACTCTCTGACATTTGTCAGACATTTCTTCAATTCCTTCTATTACATCCTTAATCAACAATAATTCTTTTGTATTTGTTACCTCATTTAGAAGTTTTATTGTGGTTTCTCTGTATTTAATGTCTATTTCTCTTTCAATTGTTTGTGTTTCTTGTGCTAATTCAATTGCATTTGCTGTGTTTGTGTTCAGACTACGAATGATTTCATTTAGTTTGTAAACTTCGTCTACAACTAGTTCAATCAATTTTGTGATGTCTTGATCAAGCTTTGCACTTTTCAGCGTAGTTATCTTTACGTTTGAAAGTTTGAATGAAATGCCTGTGATATAACCTGCAATTTCATCCATAGTGTAAGCTGTATTTAGAAGGTTTTCCCTGTTCATGATCAGACCTCCCACATCTGCTACTTCTCTTGTGATTTTTCTTCTTAGATTCTCTACTTCTTCTTCGATGGTTGAAATTTGTTCGAGTGTGTTCTTGATTCCTGTCTTATTTTTTTTCATCATAAGTTCAGGTAGCGTTGCGAGTTCTCTAGAAGCATTTAGAATTCGGTTGATTTCGTCTTGTAAAACTGCGATAGCCTTTCTTTTTGCTTGAACCTCAAGCTCTCCACTATACATAACAAAAGTCAGAAAACTTCTAGGTAATTTAAATCCTCTATGATTTTTGATACTTTTTGAGCACGAGTTACATCAAATTTTTATCATGTGCTACTTTGTTTTGTTTTTTGAATAGCATTATAACTTCTTCATTAGTTGATGCATCTTCAGCTGCTTTTTCAATTCTGATCTTCCCGGTAAATTTTGGAAATCTCAAAGCAAGGCCAGTATTTTTCCTTATCTTATCTCTGGCAGATTTATGAATGGGGCTAAGTGTTATATCTGATGCCACTACTTCTATTACCAATTCGGGTTCAAACCATACATCAGCTTCCATATCGCTATTTACGCGAGGGTTTTTTTTGATTGTGACTTTAGGATGCAAAATTTGGTAGAGTTGATCTAAATCTTCATCTGAAAATCCAGTTCCTACTTTACAGATACTTGTAAATTCATCATCATCATCATCGTATGTTGCTAGTAATAGTGTCCCATAATTTCCTGTCCTCCTACCTTTACCAAAATAACCTCCTATCACAACAAGATCTAAACTATCTCCTAATTCATTTTGATACTCTCTTTTGAGTTTTAACCAGTGGCTCCCTCTTGAGCCTGCCTGATATGGTTTATCAAGCATCTTTAACATTAATCCTTCACTTCCTGCATTGATGCTATTTTCCATAAACTCTGCTAATTCATTTTCATTTCTAATGATACACATAGGAATACATTTTGCAAACTCATCTTCTTTGACTTGATTTTCTAGTTTCTCTCTTCTCTTTTTGTATGCTAATTTCAAACAGCTTTTACCGTTATGGTATAAAATATCAAAAAAATTCACTGTTATAGGATATTTTGTAACAGCTTTTTCTATTTTGTATTTTCTTCTTCTATGCATTAATTCCTGAAAAGGTAGAAATTCGCCAGTATTTTCGTTAATTGCAACTACCTCTGCTTCTAAAATCATGTTATCACCTTGAACAGATTTGGGGATTTTTTCAATAATATCCGGATAATAACTGGAAATATTTTCTAAACTTCTAGAAAACAGCACTACTTTCTGACCTTCTATGTGAAGTTGTACTCTCTCCCCATCTAATTTGTATTCAGCTGCAAATTCATTCTCCATTTTTTCAATAGTTTCTTTCTCACTTTTTACTCTGTCAGCAAGCATGGGTCTAATTGGATTAAACAAAAGTATCTCAAACTTTTCTACGCCTTCGAGACCTTTTGTTGCAATTGTTTCTGCAACTTTTCCTAAATCACTTGAGACATTATACGCATGTTGTAATTTTTTTCTGTTTTCTTTGTTACCGGAGAATTTAATTGCCAATGCGTCCATTACCGTATTCTCTGCAATTCCCAATCTCAAAGTTCCCAATAAAATTTTTAGAATATAACTGGCCTCCAAGGGATTTGCATCATTTAACAAACTCGAGATATACTTCATCTTCATATCTTGCGAATGAGATCCTTCTAAATTAGCAATTTTGAATAACGTTTCATATACTCTTTCAATAGTTATGTCTTCAACAAGAAATGTTGTCTGTGTTTTTTGTGCTAAAATTGTTGATGCTGCATGACCAAGATCTCCACTTCTTCTATATTCATTTTCAATTCGTTTGACTGGCATTCCTGATGACTTTGAGATTGATCTTATTGCAAGTTTTTCTGCAACTCCCAACTCTATTCCTTCAAAGTCGGGTCTTAGTTTTCCTTGTAATAAATAGACAATTTTTGCAATGACATTCTCAGGTGTTTTCTCAAATAACTCTACAAGAAACTGTGTTAACTCTAATCTTTTTCTAGTTGATTCCATTTTGTAAAAAGCGTTAGCCAAAATAGAAAATTCCATTCTATGTCTTTACCCAATCCCGAATAAAAGTCTGAATCTAGGCATATTATCACACTTGGGAGTTTTGTTGTTATAATTTGTTAAATTGTAGAAACTTGTTATTATTGATTTAAAAGATCACGCTCAGCAGTCATCAAAAATGAGTTTTAAGAACTAATTACCGTTTTAAGACATTATTTCAATTATATGATATATTCTATATTCAACCATACATGTTTTTGTAAATGAGTATTCTGAAATTGTAGATTTTTAGACAATAGTAATCAATAGGGTTTTTATCTTCATATGTGAATTTTTAATTAATGAGAATACCAACAAAAACCATATCTTTACTAGCAGTTATTTTTACAACTGTTATTGTATTGAGTATTTCATCTACAGATAGTGTAATTGCAGAAGTTGATGATATACAACAGGATGCTGCAGTTACAATTAAAGCGCCTGCACTTGTTATAGAAGGTCCATCAACTCAAGAAACCACTGTAGCAGGATTATCCTCTGATGGAAAAATACGTGTAGAGATAATTGCTAGCAATCCAGCAAAAGATGAAGCAATGTCTATCGATATTAAGTTCAGAGATGCTAATGGAGGAAGCCTAAAACAGCATGTCAATTATGATATTGTTGCAACCCAAAATGGCAAAGAAATTCTTTCATCATTAGAAGCTCATGGGCAGGAAGGACATGGAACACACAATACTACACCGTTGAAATCAAATGATTCAGTAGATATCAAGGTGAAGTTATTGGGATTCGGATTGCCTGATGAACAAGAAAATTGGACTGGTCCTGCAAAAGAGATATTATATTTTAACGTGGTTCCAGAATTTGGCACAATAGCTGCAATGATTCTAGCAATTGCAACCATATCCATAATTGCAATATCTGCAAAATCAAGATTAAGTATAATGCCAAGATTCTAAGTTCAAATTCTTTTTATTTTTTGAGTTTATCTTTTCAAATGTTACATCATTTTCAAAGAAACCTTCATCGGAATGATTAAAACACGACAACTAGAAATTACATTAACTGCTATAATTCGACCAATTTATTTTTTCAATCATTAAGATATCACTCAAATTATTTGAGGTTCAATATAGATCGATGTAAAACTACTATTTATTTTCACGCCAGATGATTATATGGGTGTATAAGATATTTTTTTGAATTTACTTCTATCGCGTATTCCACGTGAGTCTTCTTTTAACTTAAATACCAGTATTTTCATCTTTGGTGAAATCAAGATAGACTTTTTCTCCAACAGAAAGATTCATCTCTTTGTATTCATGCATGTCAAGCTTTAGTGATGTACCTCCTCCTGACAGCATTCCACCCATACCTGAAAGCATCTTGTTTAGATCTTTTACCATATCTCCCATTTTGGTGGGTCCATCATCTTTGAAGGATCAAATGAAGGTGAGTTTTTGTTTCCATCTTTAAGATCTTTGGAAGATGTCAATAAGACTATCACATGAGGTGTACTATCTTGTGACGCATCAATTCTTTTTATTACAAATTCCTTGCGCATGTTATAAACTTGGAAGATTGGATCTATAATTAATTTTTTTATTTAGACTTGTATGTTAAATCTAACTCCTAAATTACAGCTACCTACGCGTTATACTCTCATTCCAAATTTGAACCATCAAAGAATTTCTTTTAATTATAAAAATTTAATTAATTTCTTAGATGCAATAATAAAAAAATTCTTTGTCATAAATATTAATCAGAGATTCTAGCTTAGAACTAGATATATCTGAAAATTGTTGGCTTGTCTGATTTTGGAAGATCTGAAACCAATGCAAAGTTGTATAATGGATACATTTCCTTGTATTGTTTCATAAAACTCCATGCCACATCATGTGTTTTGAATACTGTTCTAATACCGTCAATCTTACCCTTTTTTCCAAACACATCAAAAGGCACTATCAAGTATTCTTTGGGGCGATTATGAGGTTTTGCTTTGAGAAGCCAAGCTAATGCAAAAAGAAATACTGATCCTAAAATCACGTATTCTCCTGCAACTTTAAAAAAGGCAAGGATTACTCCTGGGATAGTCTGCCCAAACAATATAGCTACAAAACTTGAAAATGAAATTACTGCTAATGCTGTGAAAATATATGTTTTCCAATCAAATATCTTTTGAAATGCATTCATTAGATGAATAGTGTAAAACTCATTTTAATTTAACTATTTCTTATAATTTCAAATAGTCAAAGTCTAGTCTGGATCGTCGTAATTTTCTTTCTTTTTACCAGTGTTGGTGTCTTCCATTGGCTTCATCTTTGTTTCTAAAACGTCCATTCTTGCTCTATAGCCTTCAGCGTATTCTAATTCAGACGGAACCAAAGTTGCTGGATGAATAAATCCTTGACTTCTAATTGACATTGCTTTCTTTGTTGCAATCTCTCTAATGTAATCCCAATCAGGAGTTGAGAATCCGTCAAATGGACCTGTAAGTTTTCCATCATGCATACTAAAAACCAGTGCCTCTACAATTGGAATACAAAAGTTGATTGTGGCTGCAGAGTTTAGTTTTACAGGCATTAATGGCATGTTGTGACTTCCTCTGGTATTACCTGCAACAAAATGTGGATTGTTAAATACACTTCCAACCTCTTCTGTTGCCGGGAAATTCTTTTGTGTTCTAACTAGGCATATTGGATCATCTTTCCCAACATATGTTCCTGCAATGTTATGTAATCTATCAGTTGATGCATCAAGTATAGGTTCGCCATCTTTAGTAAAAACTGAATCTACAACATATCTTCCGGGATACATTAGTGCGGCTTCTATTGTTGGTTTGTCTTGCCACAATTCAAGTTCTGCAATTTGTGCTTTTTCAACATCCATAATGTTAATTTTTACGCCACTTGCAAGACTTTTGTTTACAATTAATCCTGTATTACTTAATGCATCTACAAACATTCTATATATTGGATAATTAAAAGCGCCTGGTTCTGTTTTGTCAGCAGCAAAAACAGTGAATGCTTCATTTGGTCTTTCTTCAAACTCCATCTCTGCGACTCCAG
Coding sequences within:
- a CDS encoding DUF47 family protein, whose amino-acid sequence is MYSGELEVQAKRKAIAVLQDEINRILNASRELATLPELMMKKNKTGIKNTLEQISTIEEEVENLRRKITREVADVGGLIMNRENLLNTAYTMDEIAGYITGISFKLSNVKITTLKSAKLDQDITKLIELVVDEVYKLNEIIRSLNTNTANAIELAQETQTIEREIDIKYRETTIKLLNEVTNTKELLLIKDVIEGIEEMSDKCQRVSDSFILLALSL
- a CDS encoding PEFG-CTERM sorting domain-containing protein codes for the protein MRIPTKTISLLAVIFTTVIVLSISSTDSVIAEVDDIQQDAAVTIKAPALVIEGPSTQETTVAGLSSDGKIRVEIIASNPAKDEAMSIDIKFRDANGGSLKQHVNYDIVATQNGKEILSSLEAHGQEGHGTHNTTPLKSNDSVDIKVKLLGFGLPDEQENWTGPAKEILYFNVVPEFGTIAAMILAIATISIIAISAKSRLSIMPRF
- a CDS encoding ATP-dependent DNA ligase; translated protein: MEFSILANAFYKMESTRKRLELTQFLVELFEKTPENVIAKIVYLLQGKLRPDFEGIELGVAEKLAIRSISKSSGMPVKRIENEYRRSGDLGHAASTILAQKTQTTFLVEDITIERVYETLFKIANLEGSHSQDMKMKYISSLLNDANPLEASYILKILLGTLRLGIAENTVMDALAIKFSGNKENRKKLQHAYNVSSDLGKVAETIATKGLEGVEKFEILLFNPIRPMLADRVKSEKETIEKMENEFAAEYKLDGERVQLHIEGQKVVLFSRSLENISSYYPDIIEKIPKSVQGDNMILEAEVVAINENTGEFLPFQELMHRRRKYKIEKAVTKYPITVNFFDILYHNGKSCLKLAYKKRREKLENQVKEDEFAKCIPMCIIRNENELAEFMENSINAGSEGLMLKMLDKPYQAGSRGSHWLKLKREYQNELGDSLDLVVIGGYFGKGRRTGNYGTLLLATYDDDDDEFTSICKVGTGFSDEDLDQLYQILHPKVTIKKNPRVNSDMEADVWFEPELVIEVVASDITLSPIHKSARDKIRKNTGLALRFPKFTGKIRIEKAAEDASTNEEVIMLFKKQNKVAHDKNLM
- the fbp gene encoding fructose-1,6-bisphosphate aldolase/phosphatase, giving the protein MKITVSVIKADVGGVGGHTKPSDGLLEAIKNTVKNSADLLIDYYIGYCGDDTHIVMTHTHGVDNEKIHKLAWDAFMAGTQVAKKEGLYGAGQDLLRDSFSGNVKGMGPGVAEMEFEERPNEAFTVFAADKTEPGAFNYPIYRMFVDALSNTGLIVNKSLASGVKINIMDVEKAQIAELELWQDKPTIEAALMYPGRYVVDSVFTKDGEPILDASTDRLHNIAGTYVGKDDPICLVRTQKNFPATEEVGSVFNNPHFVAGNTRGSHNMPLMPVKLNSAATINFCIPIVEALVFSMHDGKLTGPFDGFSTPDWDYIREIATKKAMSIRSQGFIHPATLVPSELEYAEGYRARMDVLETKMKPMEDTNTGKKKENYDDPD
- the endA gene encoding tRNA-intron lyase yields the protein MKSELIENRIIVWDIEDSRKLFSQGYYGKPIGMPKPKIDEIDVPLILDLIEGLYLLENKKITINKTNQKISTKEMTEICKKEVHEFDKKYLVYKNFRDKGYVINPGIKFGCDFAVYEKGPGIDHAPFLIQVYNRSESITSTGIVLAGRLATTVRKQFILAIPKGRNKVDFLALDWWKA
- the tuf gene encoding translation elongation factor EF-1 subunit alpha, which gives rise to MADKPHLNLIVTGHIDNGKSTTMGHFLMDLGVVDERTIAAHGAESEKTGKGDTFKYAWVMDNIKDERERGITIDLAFQKFESNKYFFTLIDAPGHRDFIKNMITGASEADAAILVLSAKEGETDTAIAAGGQAREHAFLLKTLGVGQLIVAINKMDAVEYKEDAFKAAKEKGEKLVRSVGYKLENVPFIPVSGWKGDNLVKKSENMAWYKGKTLLEAFDDFTVSEKPIGKPLRVPIQDVYTITGVGTVPVGRVETGVMKTNQKIIVMPSGALGEIKSIETHHTEMPTAEAGDNIGFNLRGIEKKDIKRGDVLGTPDAPPMVAKEFKAQIIVIHHPTAIAPGYTPVMHAHTAQVAATVTEFLQKINPATGAVEEENPKFLKVGDSAIVKIRPVRPTCIETFKDFPEMGRFALRDMGATIAAGIVKEITEVYKP